A single window of Candidatus Kaelpia aquatica DNA harbors:
- the amaP gene encoding alkaline shock response membrane anchor protein AmaP → MKLRAKFVLLVFGLFYLMIGVFMVLYALDFVSQQDLSFILAESEQLIPLDLLAGLVGAVLIVLVVALLNFVWSGVAAEKNIAFKTEYGEVLVSLSAVEDYVRKIMRDDPDVRDLRSKVTVRKRGLVISLRAVMLSEINIPSVTEKMQSELRRKVQEMLGMEEPVIIKVFISKIGEKERKKKLKQGDETQEVVPPYREF, encoded by the coding sequence ATGAAGTTGAGGGCTAAGTTTGTTCTTTTGGTGTTTGGATTATTCTACCTTATGATAGGCGTCTTCATGGTTCTCTATGCTCTGGATTTTGTTTCTCAGCAGGATTTAAGTTTTATTTTGGCTGAATCTGAGCAGCTCATTCCACTTGATCTTCTTGCAGGACTTGTTGGGGCAGTGCTTATCGTGCTTGTCGTTGCATTGCTTAACTTTGTATGGTCAGGTGTGGCTGCAGAAAAAAACATAGCTTTTAAAACAGAATATGGAGAGGTATTAGTCTCTCTTTCTGCTGTTGAGGATTATGTTAGAAAAATAATGAGAGATGACCCCGACGTGAGGGACCTGCGCAGTAAAGTAACGGTCAGGAAACGCGGGTTGGTTATCTCCCTTAGAGCTGTGATGTTATCTGAGATTAACATCCCCTCTGTAACTGAGAAGATGCAGTCTGAATTGAGAAGAAAAGTTCAGGAGATGCTGGGCATGGAAGAGCCTGTTATCATCAAAGTCTTTATATCCAAAATAGGTGAAAAAGAGAGAAAAAAGAAACTTAAACAGGGGGATGAGACTCAGGAAGTCGTCCCTCCTTACAGAGAGTTTTAA
- a CDS encoding Asp23/Gls24 family envelope stress response protein, protein MEFKKSNDGDIKIHNEVITVIVRKAALEVEGVENIASGFKKGLLSFLGRKKFSRGVTIDESKDGELKVSIAIVVALGVNIPDIVNRVQSNIKAMLDQMTGIIPEKINVEVDKVEDRSIHGVIEKIKVDKKLSKEDKDEVEG, encoded by the coding sequence ATGGAGTTTAAGAAGAGTAATGATGGAGATATAAAGATACATAATGAGGTTATAACTGTTATTGTACGTAAGGCTGCGCTTGAAGTTGAAGGTGTAGAGAATATTGCCAGTGGTTTTAAAAAGGGTCTGCTCTCTTTTTTGGGTCGCAAAAAGTTTTCACGCGGAGTAACTATTGATGAATCAAAAGATGGAGAGCTAAAGGTTTCAATAGCAATAGTTGTTGCTTTAGGTGTTAATATTCCTGACATTGTAAACAGGGTCCAATCTAACATTAAGGCGATGCTTGATCAGATGACAGGTATTATTCCCGAGAAAATAAATGTTGAAGTAGATAAAGTCGAAGACAGATCTATCCATGGAGTAATAGAGAAGATAAAAGTTGATAAAAAGTTATCAAAGGAGGATAAAGATGAAGTTGAGGGCTAA
- the accC gene encoding acetyl-CoA carboxylase biotin carboxylase subunit yields the protein MFEKILIANRGEIALRVIRACKDLGIKTVAVYSEADEECLHVKFADEALCIGPAPSKDSYLNIPAIISAAEITDVEAIHPGYGFLAEDYHFAEVCKSCKISFIGPSPKNLQLMGDKLRARETAIRANVPVIPGSDGPVTNEEEAVAVANRIGYPVVIKAVAGGGGKGMRVCHNDVRLVSAYITAQREAEGAFGNKNVYIEKFVSNVRHVEVQVLADKHGNAVHLGERDCTVQRRFQKLIEESPSPRVNSKLRKKLGDTALKLVKAINYDNVGTVEFVLDENDKFYFLEMNTRIQVEHPVTEAVTGIDILKEQIKSAAGEKLGLSQSKIKMEGHAIECRINAEDPYDGFLPSPGKIEELYFPGGFGLRVDTHVYSGYKIPPFYDSLIAKVIAYGKTRDDALINMKRALDELLVRPIKTTTPFLREIIQDERFCRGDYYTDFVNKFLQKEEN from the coding sequence ATGTTTGAAAAGATATTAATAGCAAACAGGGGTGAGATAGCATTGCGCGTAATACGCGCTTGCAAGGATTTGGGGATTAAGACAGTCGCTGTTTACTCTGAGGCGGACGAAGAGTGTCTCCATGTTAAATTTGCCGATGAGGCTCTATGTATCGGTCCTGCCCCATCAAAAGATAGCTACCTTAATATTCCAGCTATAATAAGCGCTGCAGAGATTACAGATGTTGAGGCAATACATCCGGGCTATGGATTTCTAGCAGAAGATTACCATTTTGCCGAAGTCTGTAAATCCTGTAAGATCTCTTTTATAGGTCCAAGCCCTAAGAACTTGCAATTAATGGGTGATAAGCTTAGAGCTAGAGAGACTGCAATTAGAGCCAATGTTCCGGTTATACCAGGGTCTGATGGTCCTGTTACCAACGAAGAGGAGGCGGTTGCAGTTGCTAACCGTATCGGCTACCCCGTGGTGATAAAAGCTGTTGCTGGAGGCGGAGGCAAGGGAATGCGTGTCTGTCATAATGATGTCAGATTAGTTTCAGCCTATATTACTGCTCAGAGAGAGGCCGAGGGAGCTTTCGGTAATAAAAATGTATATATCGAGAAATTTGTTTCAAATGTTAGACATGTTGAGGTGCAGGTATTAGCTGATAAGCACGGCAATGCGGTTCATCTCGGAGAGAGAGACTGTACGGTTCAGAGAAGGTTTCAGAAGCTGATTGAAGAGAGTCCATCTCCTAGGGTAAATAGCAAGCTCAGAAAGAAGCTCGGAGATACAGCTCTCAAGCTTGTGAAGGCTATTAATTATGATAATGTCGGAACGGTTGAATTTGTACTTGATGAAAATGATAAGTTCTATTTCCTTGAGATGAATACAAGAATACAAGTTGAACACCCGGTTACTGAAGCTGTAACAGGAATCGACATCCTTAAAGAACAGATTAAGAGTGCCGCAGGTGAGAAGCTTGGACTTTCGCAGTCTAAGATTAAGATGGAGGGCCATGCTATTGAATGCAGGATAAATGCTGAGGATCCTTACGATGGGTTTCTGCCTTCTCCTGGTAAGATAGAAGAGCTATATTTTCCTGGAGGGTTTGGATTAAGGGTTGATACCCATGTTTATTCGGGCTACAAGATCCCGCCTTTTTATGACTCTTTGATTGCCAAGGTTATAGCCTACGGGAAGACTAGAGATGATGCTTTAATAAATATGAAACGTGCTTTAGATGAACTTTTAGTCAGACCGATTAAGACCACGACTCCTTTTTTGAGAGAGATAATTCAGGATGAGAGATTTTGTCGAGGTGACTACTATACTGATTTTGTAAACAAGTTCTTGCAGAAAGAGGAGAATTAG
- the accB gene encoding acetyl-CoA carboxylase biotin carboxyl carrier protein, producing the protein MDIKKIKEIIELMNREGLAEVELEEEGKRIKLRKKEEQIIRETQPIPVQVQPQEQVKDAARIEEDSCYIKSPMVGTFYRTPTPDAAPYTDTNKKVEVGDTVCIVEAMKLMNEIKSEYKGKVVEVLVENGDPVDFGQPLFRIIPE; encoded by the coding sequence ATGGATATAAAAAAGATTAAAGAGATAATTGAGCTTATGAACAGAGAAGGTCTTGCTGAAGTTGAACTAGAGGAAGAGGGTAAGCGTATAAAGCTGCGTAAAAAAGAAGAGCAGATAATTAGAGAGACTCAGCCTATACCTGTTCAAGTTCAGCCTCAGGAGCAAGTTAAGGATGCAGCCAGAATAGAAGAGGATTCATGTTACATCAAGTCTCCTATGGTTGGGACTTTTTACAGGACCCCTACTCCGGATGCTGCTCCTTACACCGATACAAATAAGAAAGTAGAGGTGGGAGATACCGTATGTATTGTCGAAGCTATGAAGCTGATGAATGAGATTAAGTCTGAATATAAAGGTAAGGTTGTAGAGGTCCTTGTTGAGAATGGTGATCCGGTAGATTTTGGACAGCCTCTCTTTAGGATTATACCTGAATAA
- the efp gene encoding elongation factor P codes for MISANQIKTGMVIKLEGKLFAVVNFSHTKPGKGGAYLKIRFKDISSGQTLERTISTDEKVDNAYVEEKRMNYVYKDSQGYHFMDDETYEDTTIVADDLEDMKDFLKENSHINATVYEGKIVALSLPLFVELEVVETDPGFKGDTVKTGTKPAKLETGATVQVPLFIDKGDVIKIDTRTAGYVERV; via the coding sequence ATGATTTCTGCTAATCAGATAAAGACAGGCATGGTTATTAAATTAGAAGGAAAACTCTTTGCTGTTGTCAATTTTTCACATACAAAGCCTGGTAAAGGCGGAGCTTATTTAAAGATAAGGTTTAAAGATATATCAAGCGGACAGACGTTAGAGCGTACTATCTCCACAGATGAGAAGGTTGACAATGCTTACGTTGAAGAGAAACGGATGAACTATGTTTACAAGGATTCTCAAGGGTATCATTTTATGGACGATGAGACTTACGAGGATACTACTATAGTAGCGGATGATCTTGAGGACATGAAAGATTTTCTTAAGGAGAATTCTCATATTAATGCAACGGTCTATGAGGGTAAGATAGTCGCCTTATCTCTACCTCTATTTGTTGAGTTAGAGGTAGTTGAGACCGACCCTGGTTTTAAGGGTGATACAGTCAAAACAGGGACAAAGCCGGCAAAGCTTGAGACTGGCGCTACAGTGCAAGTCCCTCTTTTTATAGATAAAGGCGATGTTATAAAAATTGATACAAGAACCGCTGGATATGTAGAGAGGGTATAA
- a CDS encoding Xaa-Pro peptidase family protein translates to MSLNQKRISKLRSSISLSGFDSIFLLNRNNVYYLLNSDIEAALFISQSGSDDLIISDSRYKEELNRIKAPGFKKIIREGSYVDELIKALKTKKRSRRVALENSMPFSNYIKLKNSLTRHKFIGSDLITELREIKDRSEIEKISKAVEITEDSLGSLSESIKSGITELEVQGLLELEFRKRGAESSAFPSIVAAGARSASPHAKAIAEKIRKKDGFVLIDCGAVFNGYCADLTRVIFWDKIPKIVKKSYGVIEEVRDLVFSSIFEGAVVGDVAARAEKLIERRGFKSAIKHSLGHGIGIEVHEKPFFNKSSKEIFRENMVLTVEPGLYFPGIGGVRVEDVVVVKKKGLKVL, encoded by the coding sequence ATGTCTTTAAATCAGAAAAGAATCTCAAAGTTAAGAAGCAGTATCTCATTGTCTGGATTTGATTCTATTTTTTTATTAAATCGCAACAATGTGTACTATCTTTTAAATTCTGATATAGAGGCAGCTCTCTTTATATCTCAATCTGGATCTGATGATCTGATTATATCTGACTCAAGATATAAAGAGGAGCTTAACAGAATAAAAGCTCCGGGTTTTAAAAAGATTATAAGAGAGGGTTCCTATGTAGATGAGTTGATAAAAGCGTTAAAAACAAAGAAGAGATCCCGCAGAGTTGCTCTTGAAAATAGTATGCCTTTTTCAAATTACATTAAGCTTAAGAATAGCCTGACCAGGCATAAATTTATAGGCTCAGATTTAATAACTGAATTGAGAGAGATCAAGGATAGAAGTGAGATAGAGAAGATATCTAAGGCGGTTGAAATAACAGAAGATTCGCTGGGCTCTTTGAGTGAGAGTATTAAGAGCGGAATAACTGAGCTTGAGGTTCAAGGATTGCTTGAGCTTGAGTTTAGAAAGAGAGGTGCGGAAAGTTCTGCCTTTCCTTCTATAGTTGCTGCTGGTGCTAGAAGTGCTTCACCGCATGCAAAAGCAATAGCTGAAAAGATAAGAAAAAAAGACGGATTTGTTCTCATTGATTGCGGGGCAGTTTTTAACGGTTACTGTGCTGACTTGACACGCGTCATTTTTTGGGATAAAATTCCCAAGATAGTTAAGAAGTCTTATGGGGTAATTGAAGAGGTAAGGGATTTAGTATTCTCTTCTATATTTGAAGGTGCTGTAGTTGGAGATGTTGCAGCTAGAGCTGAGAAGTTAATTGAGAGAAGAGGGTTTAAGTCTGCCATAAAACATAGTTTAGGGCATGGGATAGGCATTGAAGTGCATGAGAAGCCATTTTTTAATAAGAGTTCAAAAGAGATATTTAGAGAGAATATGGTCTTGACTGTTGAGCCGGGGCTATATTTTCCGGGGATTGGCGGTGTTAGAGTAGAAGATGTAGTTGTGGTTAAAAAGAAAGGGCTTAAGGTATTATAA
- the aroQ gene encoding type II 3-dehydroquinate dehydratase: MAKILIIHGPNLGLLGEREPDIYGTFTLEEVNSELKYIASGNNVDIEFFQSDSEGDIVSKIGRAKDVIDIIIINPAGYTHTSVAIRDAIEASSLPAIEVHLSNIYAREEFRSKSLIAPVCCGQISGFGKDSYILALEAALKILNLS; this comes from the coding sequence ATGGCTAAGATATTAATTATTCATGGTCCTAATTTAGGTCTATTAGGTGAGAGAGAGCCTGATATTTATGGGACTTTTACACTAGAGGAGGTAAACTCGGAGTTAAAATATATTGCCAGCGGCAATAATGTTGATATTGAATTCTTTCAGTCTGACTCAGAGGGAGATATAGTATCAAAGATAGGCAGAGCTAAAGATGTTATTGATATTATAATCATAAACCCTGCAGGCTATACTCATACTTCTGTAGCAATAAGAGATGCAATAGAAGCATCCAGCTTACCTGCTATCGAGGTCCATCTTTCAAATATCTATGCCAGAGAGGAATTTAGAAGCAAATCGCTTATAGCTCCGGTCTGCTGCGGGCAGATTTCAGGGTTTGGTAAGGATAGTTATATACTTGCACTTGAGGCAGCTCTTAAGATCTTAAACCTTTCCTAA
- a CDS encoding Trm112 family protein, with translation MINKELLDILACPKCKGDIGLIGESGLLCKSCALLYPIKDGIPVMLIDEALPYDENQREDADG, from the coding sequence ATGATAAATAAGGAGCTGCTTGATATTTTAGCCTGCCCTAAGTGTAAGGGCGACATAGGGCTTATTGGAGAGAGTGGTTTGTTATGCAAGTCTTGTGCGCTGCTCTATCCTATAAAAGATGGCATACCTGTAATGCTTATTGATGAGGCTCTTCCTTATGATGAGAATCAGAGAGAGGATGCTGATGGCTAA
- a CDS encoding DUF1844 domain-containing protein, translating into MEENTKEKAWEVNFINFVNGLGLECLVGLGKIENPLTKQKEVNPKQVRYIIDTLDMLKEKTEGNLKDDEQKMINELSSYLKMVYVEIQSEIGKKEKEKEREKEEPKDKEQDLGKVEDGSSPDAAEEDKTEREDDK; encoded by the coding sequence ATGGAAGAAAATACTAAAGAAAAGGCCTGGGAAGTAAATTTTATCAACTTTGTAAACGGTTTAGGCCTAGAATGCTTGGTGGGGTTAGGCAAGATTGAAAATCCCCTTACAAAGCAAAAAGAGGTAAATCCTAAGCAGGTTCGCTACATAATAGATACTCTGGATATGCTTAAAGAGAAGACAGAGGGCAATCTTAAAGATGATGAACAGAAGATGATAAACGAGCTCTCTTCTTATCTTAAGATGGTCTACGTAGAGATTCAAAGTGAGATCGGCAAGAAAGAGAAAGAGAAAGAGAGAGAGAAAGAAGAGCCTAAAGATAAAGAACAGGATTTAGGTAAAGTAGAAGATGGTAGTAGTCCAGATGCAGCAGAAGAAGATAAAACGGAGAGAGAAGATGATAAATAA